The proteins below come from a single bacterium genomic window:
- a CDS encoding phage tail protein, with product MEVMMPQSLYQNWQFAIEVNGFDVALFKKGQEPKTEFEEVAFAPAGSMFDQKVAGRMKFGDVTLEKGVLADGSDEAARDWVRIQADVNSGVGALPEEYMRDIDIVRYDRAGNETRRWTLVGAWVKSLEYDDLEGGSSDNTIEKITICYQYWI from the coding sequence ATGGAAGTGATGATGCCTCAGAGCCTTTACCAGAACTGGCAGTTCGCCATCGAAGTGAACGGGTTCGATGTGGCTCTCTTTAAGAAAGGTCAGGAGCCAAAGACTGAGTTTGAGGAAGTGGCGTTCGCTCCAGCTGGCTCGATGTTCGACCAGAAAGTCGCGGGCCGTATGAAGTTTGGCGATGTCACTCTCGAGAAGGGTGTGCTCGCTGATGGATCTGACGAAGCGGCACGTGACTGGGTGAGAATCCAGGCCGATGTGAACTCCGGTGTCGGCGCGCTGCCGGAAGAGTATATGCGCGACATCGACATCGTTCGGTATGATCGTGCAGGTAACGAAACGCGCAGATGGACGCTTGTCGGAGCGTGGGTGAAGTCGCTTGAATATGACGATCTTGAAGGTGGAAGCTCCGACAACACAATTGAGAAAATCACGATCTGCTATCAATACTGGATTTAG
- a CDS encoding phage tail sheath subtilisin-like domain-containing protein, translated as MTSYLSPGVYTKETDFSYYVKQISTSACGMIGIAEKGPINKAILVTSWEQFVRKFGSYIADGYLAYTARAFFDNGGQVLYVNRVAHYTDPDDRATLTAKCSTISLKNRRSAAASLNTGIIGTDRILWTTKAAGAAGNSITIALVKSGNDTPLSIEVTGQAITIHLATNATGDTTSTTAQVVAAVVAHAGTSALIQASSTDTGVVTPAASTHLAGGQDPQDTLKVSAINEGTWGDALSVQVTDSTQDAANEFDLIVRYKGETVEVFRNLSMDESKSNHVEIVVNEVSEFITVDDLSVASNAAQDRPAVGAFSLTAGDNGISGLADADYIGDASQHTGFYAFDEIDALNIVLAPGVTTAQVIAGGITYAENRKDLLFITEPPIHLEPLEVIDFRKGQGTYTHAAFNSSYAALYYPWLEISDPLTRKSKLVPPTGAVAGCIARSDQKTDVWYAPAGIDRGRIYNVLSLAYKTNRGERDTLYSEGINVIASFPDTGINVWGQKTLQSQSSALDRINVRRLMMYVEEAVSQSSRFVVFEPNNSQTWRALVRLITPFLSNIKSKGGFYDFRVQCDDETNTAQMIDQNQMVCRVFVKPTKTAEFVELNFVLTATGADFSEIF; from the coding sequence ATGACATCATATCTCTCGCCCGGAGTTTATACGAAAGAGACCGACTTCAGCTACTACGTGAAGCAGATTTCTACGTCGGCATGCGGAATGATAGGAATTGCAGAAAAAGGACCCATCAACAAGGCGATCCTTGTGACAAGCTGGGAGCAGTTCGTGCGTAAGTTCGGCTCCTACATCGCCGATGGTTACCTTGCGTATACCGCTCGCGCGTTCTTCGACAACGGCGGACAAGTCCTCTATGTAAACCGAGTGGCGCACTACACTGATCCTGATGACCGGGCAACGCTTACTGCAAAATGCTCAACCATTTCACTAAAGAATCGGCGATCAGCCGCAGCCAGTTTGAACACGGGCATCATTGGCACAGACAGAATCCTCTGGACCACAAAGGCTGCAGGTGCGGCTGGCAATTCTATCACAATCGCACTTGTCAAATCCGGCAACGATACGCCGCTTTCAATCGAGGTAACTGGCCAGGCAATTACTATTCATCTGGCGACTAACGCTACTGGCGATACGACAAGCACAACCGCACAGGTAGTAGCAGCAGTTGTTGCACATGCCGGTACATCGGCGTTGATTCAGGCGTCCTCAACGGATACTGGCGTGGTTACACCCGCTGCATCTACACATCTGGCCGGTGGACAGGATCCGCAGGACACATTGAAAGTTAGCGCGATAAATGAGGGTACGTGGGGTGATGCGCTCTCTGTTCAAGTCACTGACAGCACACAGGATGCCGCAAACGAGTTCGACCTTATCGTCCGATATAAAGGCGAGACTGTTGAAGTGTTCAGGAACCTTTCGATGGACGAATCAAAGTCGAATCATGTGGAAATCGTTGTTAATGAGGTGTCGGAATTCATCACAGTCGACGATCTTTCTGTTGCATCAAACGCTGCCCAGGACAGACCCGCCGTAGGAGCATTCTCGCTGACGGCTGGTGATAACGGAATCAGCGGCCTTGCCGATGCGGATTATATCGGTGATGCATCCCAACACACCGGTTTCTATGCATTCGACGAGATAGATGCACTGAATATCGTGCTCGCACCGGGTGTTACGACAGCGCAGGTCATTGCTGGCGGGATCACTTATGCTGAGAATCGCAAAGACCTGCTATTCATCACCGAACCACCGATCCATCTTGAGCCGCTTGAAGTCATCGATTTCCGAAAAGGTCAAGGTACCTACACCCATGCCGCATTCAATTCATCCTATGCAGCACTCTACTATCCCTGGCTTGAAATTTCAGATCCGCTCACGAGAAAGAGCAAGCTTGTTCCTCCGACCGGAGCGGTGGCCGGATGCATCGCCAGATCTGATCAGAAAACGGACGTGTGGTATGCGCCTGCTGGAATCGATAGAGGGCGAATCTACAATGTGCTGTCTCTTGCCTACAAGACCAACCGCGGTGAGCGAGACACTCTTTATTCCGAAGGCATTAATGTAATAGCGAGCTTCCCAGATACCGGCATTAATGTTTGGGGGCAGAAGACTCTCCAGTCTCAGTCTTCCGCGCTCGACCGAATCAACGTTCGCCGCCTGATGATGTATGTCGAAGAAGCGGTTTCGCAGTCGTCGCGCTTCGTAGTCTTCGAGCCGAACAACTCGCAGACATGGCGGGCGCTGGTGCGCCTTATCACTCCGTTTCTTTCGAACATCAAGAGCAAGGGCGGTTTCTATGACTTCAGAGTGCAGTGTGACGATGAGACTAACACCGCGCAGATGATAGACCAGAACCAGATGGTCTGCCGGGTGTTCGTGAAACCTACGAAGACCGCTGAGTTCGTGGAACTGAATTTCGTCCTCACCGCAACCGGCGCGGACTTCAGTGAGATATTTTAG